One region of Streptomyces davaonensis JCM 4913 genomic DNA includes:
- a CDS encoding sensor histidine kinase, whose protein sequence is MAAINRDPTTAPHGARNDVLLAVAASVLAVCLALSTDAGRRPDALGWTLLIAAHVPLMWRRRKPLLVFAVVVACVLPYHVLDNNHTAPVPASFIALYTVTVTQRPFHTLLVSAAGLGLSLAGMLSLGGDKQAAELLRIYGWVLAVIFVGIDVRYYRQYIAAVFERAERAERTREEEARRRVAEERLRIARDLHDLLAHSITLIGVQTSVAAHVLSADPERLDRETVAKALDDIAETCRSARGELRTTLEVLREPGPVDARGPLPGLDGLPDLVEAARLAGARVEQTVRVRQAPPAVGAAAYRIVQEALTNAVRHAGPEPTVRVDLHEQDGALHLAVTDDGTGPTAGKTPGFGLVGMRERARSVGGTLDAGPCEPGGFQVSAVLPLMPLGETT, encoded by the coding sequence ATGGCCGCGATCAACCGGGATCCGACAACCGCGCCGCACGGCGCCCGCAACGACGTGTTGCTCGCGGTGGCGGCGTCCGTCCTGGCCGTGTGCCTGGCGCTGAGCACCGACGCCGGCCGCCGGCCCGACGCGCTCGGCTGGACACTCCTCATCGCCGCCCATGTGCCGCTGATGTGGCGGCGGCGCAAGCCGCTGCTCGTGTTCGCGGTGGTGGTGGCCTGCGTCCTGCCGTACCACGTGCTCGACAACAACCACACCGCGCCCGTCCCCGCCTCGTTCATCGCGCTCTACACGGTCACCGTCACCCAGCGCCCCTTCCACACCCTCCTGGTCTCGGCCGCGGGGCTCGGCCTCTCCCTGGCCGGGATGCTCTCTCTCGGCGGGGACAAGCAGGCCGCCGAACTGCTGCGTATCTACGGCTGGGTGCTCGCCGTCATCTTCGTCGGCATCGACGTCCGCTATTACCGGCAGTACATCGCCGCGGTCTTCGAACGTGCCGAGCGCGCCGAGCGCACCCGCGAGGAGGAGGCCCGCCGCCGGGTCGCCGAGGAACGTCTGCGCATCGCGCGGGACCTGCACGACCTGCTCGCCCACAGCATCACCCTGATCGGGGTGCAGACCTCGGTCGCCGCGCATGTGCTGTCCGCCGACCCCGAGCGGCTCGACCGGGAGACGGTCGCCAAGGCCCTCGACGACATCGCCGAGACCTGCCGCAGCGCGCGCGGCGAACTGCGCACCACCCTGGAGGTGCTGCGCGAGCCAGGACCGGTCGACGCGCGCGGCCCGCTGCCCGGACTCGACGGACTGCCCGATCTGGTGGAGGCCGCCCGGCTCGCGGGCGCGCGGGTGGAGCAGACGGTACGGGTCCGGCAGGCACCCCCTGCCGTCGGCGCCGCCGCCTACCGCATCGTGCAGGAGGCGCTCACCAACGCCGTACGGCACGCGGGACCCGAACCGACCGTCCGGGTCGACCTGCACGAACAGGACGGCGCCCTGCATCTCGCCGTCACCGACGACGGCACCGGGCCAACCGCCGGGAAGACACCCGGCTTCGGGCTGGTCGGAATGCGCGAGCGCGCCCGCAGCGTGGGCGGCACACTCGACGCCGGGCCGTGCGAACCGGGCGGCTTCCAGGTGTCCGCCGTACTGCCGCTCATGCCACTGGGAGAGACCACGTGA
- a CDS encoding response regulator yields the protein MTIRVLLADDQTLVRAAFAMLVESAADMEVVGQAATGREALELARKERADLVVMDIRMPDLDGIEATRLIAADEDLAGVRVLVLTTYDTDEHIVEALRAGASGFLVKDTRPAELLDAIRTVAAGEALLSPGPTARLIARFLRSPSTPAVGGPEGLSEREREVLTLVARGLNNTEIAEALGLSPLTAKTHVSRIMGKLGARDRAQLVIVAYESGLVTPGTM from the coding sequence GTGACCATCCGCGTCCTGCTCGCCGACGACCAGACCCTCGTCCGGGCCGCGTTCGCCATGCTCGTCGAGTCCGCGGCGGACATGGAGGTCGTCGGGCAGGCGGCCACCGGCCGGGAGGCGCTGGAGCTGGCCCGCAAGGAGCGGGCCGACCTCGTCGTGATGGACATCCGGATGCCCGACCTCGACGGCATCGAGGCGACCCGGCTGATCGCGGCCGACGAGGACCTCGCCGGGGTACGGGTCCTGGTGCTGACGACCTACGACACCGACGAGCACATCGTGGAGGCGCTGCGGGCCGGGGCCTCCGGCTTCCTGGTGAAGGACACCCGTCCGGCCGAACTCCTCGACGCGATCCGCACGGTCGCCGCCGGGGAGGCGCTGCTGTCGCCGGGGCCCACGGCGCGGCTGATCGCGCGATTTCTGCGCAGCCCCTCGACCCCCGCGGTGGGCGGTCCCGAGGGCCTGTCCGAGCGGGAGCGCGAGGTGCTCACGCTGGTCGCGCGCGGCCTCAACAACACCGAGATAGCGGAGGCGTTGGGGCTCAGCCCGCTCACCGCGAAGACCCATGTCAGCCGCATCATGGGCAAGCTGGGGGCGCGCGACCGGGCCCAGCTGGTGATCGTCGCCTACGAGTCGGGTCTGGTGACTCCGGGAACCATGTGA
- a CDS encoding sialidase family protein: MTLLSRTLLVTAVILTPLTTTGRASAAEGCASSVPYVAGQGGYDTYRIPATVTTRRGTLLAFAEGRHDGAADSGDIDVVLRRSADGGCTWGPLTVVAAGDGDTRGNPAPVVDPLTGAIVLVTSYNSGAVTEGRIMRGEVTPEQSRRVFVQKSWDDGLRFSRPEDITAQVKPANWRWYATGPGHAVALRYGPHAGRLVVPANHSAAPPPRSADSGQEPKYYGGHAIYSDDGGDTWQLGFVDDVYDGYVNANESTAAELPDGSLYFNSRDQHGTATGHRLDGRSADGARSLLRPYAVQPTLNEVPVVQASVLQLPEYGAPLLFSGPSVPTARQSMAVWSSSDGGVSFSKAVTLSEERAAYSDLVQVDPDTVGVLYETGMDSPYESIEFRRLPVNSL; encoded by the coding sequence ATGACCCTTCTGAGCCGCACTCTCCTCGTCACCGCTGTAATCCTCACCCCGCTCACCACGACCGGCCGGGCCTCCGCTGCCGAGGGCTGTGCCTCCTCGGTCCCCTATGTCGCGGGGCAGGGCGGCTACGACACGTACCGCATCCCGGCGACGGTCACCACCCGCCGGGGCACGCTGCTGGCCTTCGCCGAGGGCCGGCACGACGGCGCGGCCGACAGCGGTGACATCGACGTCGTCCTCAGACGCTCCGCCGACGGCGGCTGCACCTGGGGCCCGCTGACCGTGGTGGCCGCCGGGGACGGCGACACCCGGGGCAATCCGGCGCCGGTGGTGGACCCGTTGACCGGCGCGATCGTGCTGGTCACCTCGTACAACAGCGGTGCGGTGACCGAGGGCCGGATCATGCGGGGCGAGGTGACTCCGGAGCAGAGCCGTAGAGTCTTCGTGCAGAAGAGCTGGGACGACGGACTGCGCTTCAGCCGCCCCGAGGACATCACCGCGCAGGTGAAACCCGCGAACTGGCGCTGGTACGCCACCGGCCCCGGGCACGCGGTCGCGCTGCGGTACGGTCCGCACGCGGGACGCCTGGTGGTCCCCGCCAACCACTCCGCGGCCCCACCGCCCAGGTCCGCCGACTCCGGGCAGGAGCCCAAGTACTACGGCGGCCACGCCATCTACAGCGACGACGGAGGCGACACCTGGCAACTCGGCTTCGTGGACGACGTCTACGACGGCTACGTCAACGCCAACGAGTCCACGGCCGCCGAACTCCCGGACGGGAGCCTCTACTTCAACTCCCGCGACCAGCACGGCACCGCCACCGGCCACCGTCTCGACGGCCGGTCCGCGGACGGGGCCCGGTCACTGCTGCGGCCGTACGCCGTCCAGCCCACGCTGAACGAGGTGCCGGTGGTGCAGGCGAGCGTCCTCCAACTCCCTGAGTACGGGGCGCCCTTGCTGTTCTCCGGTCCGTCCGTGCCGACCGCCCGGCAGTCCATGGCCGTCTGGAGCAGCAGCGACGGCGGGGTGTCGTTCAGCAAGGCAGTGACGCTCTCCGAGGAGCGAGCCGCCTACTCCGACCTGGTCCAGGTCGACCCGGACACGGTCGGCGTGCTGTACGAGACGGGCATGGACAGCCCGTACGAGTCGATCGAGTTCCGCCGGCTGCCGGTCAACTCGCTCTAG
- a CDS encoding dihydrodipicolinate synthase family protein encodes MNPLTGVVPPVCTPLTPDREIDVHSLLRLVDHLVDAGVQGLFVLGSTSEAAFLTDRQRRLVVETVALHVGGKLPVLAGVIDMTTPRVLDQVARVTAAGADAVVATAPFYASTHPAEIARHYRLIAAGSPVPVIAYDIPAAVHTKLPADLVLKLAAEGVLAGLKDSSGDLAGFREVVTGARTHPDISDFSVLTGSELFVDAALALGADGAVPGLANVDPHGYVRLDRLSRAGDRHRARAEQERLCALFGMVRAGDPARMGGSSSALGAFKAALHLRGVIDCPATAHPQVPLGPEEIERVGKFLATAGLL; translated from the coding sequence ATGAACCCGCTCACCGGTGTCGTCCCGCCCGTCTGCACACCCCTGACACCGGACCGCGAGATCGACGTCCACTCGCTGCTCCGGCTCGTCGACCATCTGGTGGACGCCGGGGTCCAGGGCCTGTTCGTGCTCGGCTCGACCTCGGAGGCGGCCTTCCTGACGGACCGGCAGCGCAGACTGGTCGTCGAGACGGTGGCCCTGCACGTGGGCGGGAAGCTGCCGGTGCTGGCCGGCGTCATCGACATGACCACACCCCGGGTGCTGGACCAGGTGGCGCGGGTGACGGCGGCCGGGGCGGACGCGGTGGTGGCGACCGCCCCCTTCTACGCCTCCACCCACCCCGCCGAGATCGCCCGCCACTACCGGCTGATCGCCGCCGGGAGCCCGGTCCCCGTCATCGCCTACGACATCCCGGCCGCCGTGCACACCAAGCTCCCCGCCGACCTGGTCCTGAAACTGGCCGCCGAGGGCGTGCTGGCCGGGCTGAAGGACTCCAGCGGCGATCTGGCCGGCTTCCGCGAGGTCGTCACCGGCGCCCGCACCCACCCCGACATCTCCGACTTCAGCGTGCTCACCGGCTCCGAACTGTTCGTCGACGCGGCCCTGGCGCTGGGCGCGGACGGGGCGGTGCCCGGACTCGCCAACGTCGATCCGCACGGCTACGTCCGCCTGGACCGGCTCAGCCGCGCCGGCGACCGGCACCGGGCCCGCGCCGAACAGGAGCGGCTGTGCGCCCTGTTCGGCATGGTCCGGGCCGGTGACCCGGCCCGGATGGGCGGCAGCTCGTCGGCGCTCGGCGCCTTCAAGGCGGCCCTGCACCTGCGCGGCGTCATCGACTGCCCGGCCACCGCCCATCCCCAGGTGCCGCTCGGCCCGGAGGAGATCGAACGCGTGGGCAAGTTCCTGGCGACGGCCGGACTGCTCTAG
- a CDS encoding oligopeptide/dipeptide ABC transporter ATP-binding protein — MKAIPVPESHPIVELTDTHVVHKARSGGVFTRDRVYALTGADLAVAPGETVGVVGESGCGKSTLAKVLVGVERPASGTVAFRGRDLWTMPPAERRATVGRSTGMIFQDPSTALNRRLPVRRILRDPMDVHEQGGKREREDRVRELMALVGLPRALADALPGQLSGGQRQRVAIARALALDPDLVVADEPTSALDVSVRAQILNLLLDLKERLGLALVFVSHDIQTVRRMSDRVITMYLGRIVEETPADRVTDRSCHPYTRALFSATPGLLHAVDPIPLVGPVPSAVRPPSGCPFRTRCWKVSELCAQVMPEFSDASSPGHRYRCHHPVEEDRSTHDLAQSAREPS; from the coding sequence GTGAAAGCGATCCCCGTACCCGAGTCGCACCCGATCGTCGAGCTGACGGACACCCACGTCGTCCACAAGGCCCGCAGCGGCGGAGTCTTCACCCGCGACCGGGTGTACGCACTCACCGGCGCCGACCTCGCCGTGGCGCCCGGTGAGACGGTCGGGGTGGTGGGCGAGTCCGGGTGCGGGAAGTCGACGCTGGCGAAGGTACTGGTCGGTGTGGAGCGCCCCGCGTCCGGGACGGTGGCCTTCCGGGGCCGTGACCTGTGGACCATGCCGCCCGCCGAGCGGCGCGCAACGGTGGGCCGCTCCACCGGAATGATCTTCCAGGACCCGTCCACGGCCCTGAACCGGCGCCTGCCCGTCCGGCGGATCCTGCGCGACCCGATGGACGTCCACGAGCAGGGCGGCAAGCGGGAACGCGAGGACCGGGTACGGGAGTTGATGGCCCTCGTCGGACTGCCCCGGGCGCTCGCCGACGCCCTGCCCGGCCAGCTCTCCGGCGGTCAACGGCAACGCGTCGCCATCGCCCGCGCCCTGGCCCTCGACCCCGATCTGGTGGTCGCCGACGAGCCCACCAGCGCCCTGGACGTCTCGGTCCGCGCCCAGATCCTCAACCTCCTGCTGGACCTCAAGGAGCGCCTGGGCCTGGCCCTCGTCTTCGTCTCGCACGACATCCAGACGGTACGGCGGATGAGCGACCGGGTGATCACCATGTACCTCGGCCGGATCGTGGAGGAGACACCGGCCGACCGGGTGACCGACCGCTCCTGTCACCCGTACACCCGCGCCCTGTTCTCCGCCACGCCCGGACTGCTGCACGCCGTGGACCCGATTCCGCTGGTCGGGCCGGTCCCGTCGGCGGTCCGGCCGCCCAGCGGCTGCCCCTTCCGGACCAGGTGCTGGAAGGTGTCGGAGCTGTGCGCTCAGGTGATGCCGGAGTTTTCCGACGCGTCCAGCCCGGGACATCGCTACCGCTGCCACCATCCTGTCGAGGAGGACCGGTCGACCCACGACCTGGCACAGTCCGCAAGGGAGCCGTCATGA
- a CDS encoding dipeptide/oligopeptide/nickel ABC transporter permease/ATP-binding protein, which translates to MIMNRKELTKGLSRPGVRLRGRRRLPLMSKLAVGFLTLVVLVAVFAPLLAPHDPLDQQPPVDGTGHPSAEHWMGQDSLGRDILSRLMYGARWSLAIGLGATGLALVAGALIGAVAATSRKAVDETLMRCLDVVMAFPGIALAAVLVAVFGGGITVLICAIAFLFTPPVARVVRANVLDQYGEDYVTAERVIGARTPHIVWRHVAVNCAAPVLVFCTVQVAEAIVFEASLSFIGAGVRPPDPSWGSVIADGKNMVLTGGWWATVFPGLVILFTVLSLNILSEGVSDAWAAPAAREVEVPEEVDRLQAPEPGSGEVVALPGLAEAARRLRSRARPLPTDAQPVLAVENLAIGFPDRHRGVDIVDGISFEVRPGEVLGLVGESGCGKSLTALTIMGLQPKGARVRGQVRFHQRDLLAEPMRARRKLLGHEMAMVYQDALSSLNPAMTIRAQLKQVVRRGGRRGPAELLTLVGLDPERTLRSYPHELSGGQRQRVLIAMALSRDPKLIVADEPTTALDVTVQAQIMALLLRLREELGFALILVSHDLALVAEVTDRVVVMYGGQVVETGVTAELVEAPAHHYTRGLLGSVLSLEGAAERMTQIRGVVPSPADFPDGCRFADRCPRATERCLISRPDLVGTHTHTAACHDPAVQLVTTEAVQ; encoded by the coding sequence ATGATCATGAACCGCAAGGAACTCACGAAGGGGCTCTCCCGCCCCGGCGTCCGGCTGCGCGGCCGGCGCCGACTGCCGCTGATGTCGAAGCTCGCCGTCGGCTTTCTGACCCTGGTGGTCCTGGTCGCCGTGTTCGCCCCGCTGCTCGCCCCGCACGACCCGCTGGACCAGCAGCCCCCGGTCGACGGCACCGGACACCCCTCCGCCGAGCACTGGATGGGCCAGGACAGCCTGGGCCGGGACATCCTCAGCCGGCTGATGTACGGGGCCCGCTGGTCGCTGGCGATCGGGCTGGGCGCCACCGGACTCGCCCTGGTGGCGGGCGCGCTGATCGGGGCGGTGGCGGCGACCTCCCGCAAGGCGGTCGACGAGACGCTGATGCGCTGTCTGGACGTGGTGATGGCGTTCCCCGGCATCGCGCTCGCCGCCGTCCTGGTCGCCGTGTTCGGCGGCGGGATCACCGTCCTGATCTGCGCCATCGCCTTCCTGTTCACCCCTCCGGTGGCAAGGGTCGTACGGGCGAACGTGCTCGACCAGTACGGCGAGGACTATGTGACCGCGGAACGGGTGATCGGTGCCCGCACCCCGCACATCGTCTGGCGTCATGTGGCCGTCAACTGCGCGGCCCCGGTCCTGGTGTTCTGCACGGTGCAGGTCGCCGAGGCCATCGTCTTCGAGGCGTCGCTGTCCTTCATCGGCGCGGGAGTCAGGCCCCCCGACCCGTCGTGGGGCAGTGTCATCGCGGACGGCAAGAACATGGTGCTGACCGGGGGTTGGTGGGCGACCGTCTTCCCGGGTCTGGTGATCCTGTTCACCGTGCTCTCGCTGAACATCCTCTCCGAGGGCGTGTCCGACGCCTGGGCGGCTCCGGCGGCCCGCGAGGTGGAGGTCCCCGAGGAGGTGGACCGGCTCCAGGCGCCGGAGCCCGGCAGCGGCGAGGTCGTCGCCCTGCCAGGGCTGGCGGAGGCCGCGCGGAGGTTGCGATCGAGGGCTCGCCCACTGCCCACGGACGCCCAACCGGTGCTGGCCGTGGAGAACCTCGCCATCGGCTTCCCGGACCGGCACCGGGGCGTGGACATCGTCGACGGGATCAGTTTCGAGGTGCGGCCCGGCGAAGTGCTGGGCCTGGTCGGCGAGTCGGGCTGCGGCAAGTCGCTGACCGCGCTGACGATCATGGGCCTTCAGCCCAAGGGCGCCCGGGTGCGCGGCCAGGTCCGCTTCCACCAGCGGGACCTGCTGGCCGAGCCGATGCGGGCCCGCCGCAAACTGCTCGGCCACGAGATGGCGATGGTCTACCAGGACGCCCTGTCCTCCCTGAACCCGGCGATGACCATCCGCGCCCAGCTCAAGCAGGTCGTACGGCGCGGCGGCCGCCGCGGCCCCGCCGAACTGCTCACCCTGGTCGGCCTCGACCCCGAGCGCACCCTGCGCAGCTATCCGCACGAACTGTCCGGCGGCCAGCGCCAGCGCGTACTGATCGCCATGGCCCTGTCCCGGGACCCGAAGCTGATCGTCGCCGACGAGCCGACGACCGCCCTCGACGTCACCGTGCAGGCGCAGATCATGGCGCTGCTGCTGCGGCTGCGCGAGGAGCTGGGGTTCGCGCTGATCCTGGTCTCGCACGACCTGGCCCTGGTCGCGGAGGTCACGGACCGGGTGGTGGTGATGTACGGCGGGCAGGTCGTCGAGACCGGGGTCACGGCCGAACTGGTGGAGGCACCGGCCCACCACTACACACGCGGGCTGCTCGGCAGCGTGCTGTCGCTGGAGGGCGCGGCCGAACGGATGACGCAGATCAGGGGCGTCGTCCCGTCCCCCGCCGACTTCCCCGACGGCTGCCGGTTCGCCGACCGCTGCCCACGGGCGACCGAGCGGTGCCTGATCAGCAGGCCGGACCTGGTGGGCACCCACACGCACACGGCCGCCTGCCATGACCCGGCGGTCCAGCTGGTGACGACGGAGGCCGTGCAGTGA
- a CDS encoding ABC transporter permease: MTAVVRILLRRIVLLVPLTLGIVLFVFLVMRFSDVDPASAFFQGANPTPEQLHEFREENGLLDPLPVRYFAFVGDLLHGDLGTSVLTRGEVADQVLTALPLTMQLTFLGLGVAVVLSLLGGVTAAVYRDRLPDQIIRVVSLTGVAAPGFWLALLMIQYLAVELGWFPAGGYINPADSFTGWLKTMTLPALALSLPVAAQLTRIVRTSVVEELDKDYVRTAIGSGLPPRVVVGRNVLRNALVNPLTVLGLRVGYLLGGAVVIETIFSLPGMGKLMIDAVKNGDPAVVQGVVLTTAFGFVIVNLVIDILYLLVNPRLRDSAA, from the coding sequence ATGACGGCCGTCGTACGGATCCTGCTGCGCCGAATCGTTCTGCTGGTGCCGCTGACGCTCGGCATCGTGCTCTTCGTGTTCCTGGTGATGCGCTTCTCGGACGTCGACCCGGCGTCCGCGTTCTTCCAGGGCGCCAACCCCACCCCCGAGCAACTGCACGAGTTCCGCGAGGAGAACGGCCTGCTGGATCCGCTGCCCGTGCGCTACTTCGCCTTCGTCGGCGATCTGCTCCACGGCGACCTGGGCACCAGCGTGCTCACCCGGGGCGAGGTGGCCGACCAGGTGCTCACCGCGCTGCCGCTGACCATGCAGCTCACCTTCCTGGGGCTCGGCGTCGCGGTCGTGCTGTCGCTGCTCGGCGGGGTCACCGCGGCCGTCTACCGGGACCGGCTCCCGGACCAGATCATCCGGGTGGTCTCGCTGACCGGGGTGGCCGCGCCCGGCTTCTGGCTGGCACTGCTGATGATCCAGTACCTGGCGGTCGAACTGGGCTGGTTCCCGGCCGGCGGCTACATCAACCCGGCGGACTCCTTCACCGGCTGGCTGAAGACGATGACGCTGCCCGCGCTCGCCCTCTCGCTGCCGGTGGCGGCCCAGCTCACCCGGATCGTGCGCACCTCGGTGGTGGAGGAGCTGGACAAGGACTACGTCCGCACGGCGATCGGCAGCGGTCTGCCGCCGCGGGTGGTGGTGGGCCGCAACGTGCTGCGCAACGCCCTGGTCAATCCGCTCACCGTGCTGGGCCTGAGGGTCGGCTATCTGCTGGGCGGCGCGGTCGTCATCGAGACGATCTTCTCGCTGCCCGGCATGGGCAAGCTGATGATCGACGCGGTGAAGAACGGTGACCCGGCGGTCGTCCAGGGCGTGGTGCTGACCACGGCGTTCGGCTTCGTCATCGTCAACCTGGTGATCGACATCCTGTATCTGCTGGTCAACCCGCGACTGAGGGACTCGGCCGCATGA
- a CDS encoding ABC transporter substrate-binding protein, whose protein sequence is MRDATHDVPALGRRAFLKHSGALGAAAAVSASLAACSAGPESTNDTGGGAGGPNRTLTAVIGYGNDGSWDPTQTASAFCMAANNHIYEGLLDTDPISREPYAALATRVPADPNATTWRFALREGASFHDGKPVTVDDVVFVFDRILDPKTQTLAKGFFAPWLKEVRKVDRQTVELVLKFPFPDGLSRLTLAKVMPKHVFSEPGGWEDAIKGTAIGSGPYRQTAHHPKSNTTFEAYAGYNGPRRAAFRKMNWLTIVDAAPRVARISGASAGAQISDNIPYANIGQLESGGLTVAGGAGMNNLFLMFNTEHKPFDDVRVRQALHYAIDTEKMVEVALKGHGTPSSSFLNEANPAYRRAKTVYDHDPDRAKALLKEAGVSGLRIDILAVNVSWIVDCLPTIKSSWDAIGVRTTLSPQETTAVFTKMDQKQDYQVVAAASNPNQFGLDADLIMHYNYGPTNLWMQYTRWARDPVARQLFKDMDRATREPDPDRKKAMIQDYVDVVAEQAVLYPVVHNELMTAWDDRLLTGIRAQPYPGINLLQAKWA, encoded by the coding sequence GTGCGCGACGCGACCCACGACGTGCCGGCGCTCGGTCGCCGGGCCTTCCTGAAGCACTCCGGCGCGCTGGGCGCGGCCGCCGCCGTCTCCGCGTCGCTGGCGGCCTGCTCGGCCGGGCCGGAGTCCACCAACGACACCGGCGGCGGGGCGGGCGGCCCGAACCGCACGCTGACCGCGGTCATCGGCTACGGCAACGACGGCAGCTGGGATCCGACGCAGACCGCGTCGGCCTTCTGCATGGCCGCCAACAACCACATCTACGAGGGCCTGCTGGACACCGACCCCATCTCGCGTGAGCCGTACGCGGCCCTCGCCACCCGGGTCCCGGCCGACCCGAACGCCACGACCTGGCGGTTCGCGCTGCGGGAGGGCGCCTCCTTCCATGACGGCAAGCCGGTCACCGTCGACGACGTCGTGTTCGTCTTCGACCGGATCCTCGACCCGAAGACCCAGACCCTCGCCAAGGGCTTCTTCGCGCCCTGGCTGAAGGAGGTCCGCAAGGTCGACCGGCAGACCGTCGAACTCGTACTCAAGTTCCCTTTCCCGGACGGGCTTTCCCGGCTCACCCTCGCCAAGGTCATGCCGAAGCACGTGTTCTCCGAGCCGGGCGGCTGGGAGGACGCCATCAAGGGCACGGCGATCGGCTCGGGCCCGTACCGGCAGACCGCGCACCACCCGAAGTCCAACACCACCTTCGAGGCGTACGCCGGCTACAACGGGCCGCGCCGGGCCGCCTTCCGGAAGATGAACTGGCTGACGATCGTGGACGCGGCCCCGCGGGTCGCCCGGATCTCGGGGGCGAGCGCCGGGGCGCAGATCTCCGACAACATCCCGTACGCCAACATCGGGCAGTTGGAGAGCGGCGGTCTCACGGTCGCGGGCGGGGCCGGAATGAACAACCTGTTCCTGATGTTCAACACCGAGCACAAGCCCTTCGACGACGTACGGGTGCGGCAGGCGCTGCACTACGCCATCGACACCGAGAAGATGGTCGAGGTCGCCCTCAAGGGGCACGGCACCCCGTCGAGTTCCTTCCTGAACGAGGCCAACCCCGCCTACCGGCGCGCGAAGACGGTCTACGACCACGACCCGGACCGGGCGAAGGCGCTGCTGAAGGAGGCCGGGGTCAGCGGGCTGAGGATCGACATCCTCGCGGTGAACGTCAGCTGGATCGTGGACTGCCTGCCGACCATCAAGTCCTCCTGGGACGCGATCGGCGTCAGGACAACGCTGTCCCCGCAGGAGACCACGGCCGTCTTCACCAAGATGGACCAGAAGCAGGACTACCAGGTCGTCGCCGCCGCATCGAACCCCAACCAGTTCGGCCTCGACGCCGATCTGATCATGCATTACAACTACGGGCCCACCAACCTGTGGATGCAGTACACCCGTTGGGCCCGCGATCCGGTCGCCAGGCAGCTCTTCAAGGACATGGACCGGGCGACCCGGGAGCCCGACCCGGACCGCAAGAAGGCGATGATCCAGGACTACGTCGACGTCGTCGCCGAGCAGGCCGTGCTCTACCCGGTCGTCCACAACGAGCTGATGACGGCCTGGGACGACCGGCTGCTCACCGGCATAAGGGCACAGCCGTACCCCGGCATCAACCTGCTCCAGGCGAAGTGGGCCTAA
- a CDS encoding FadR/GntR family transcriptional regulator: MPRMAGETGNSRIRRAVVQLILDRGLRPGAPLPTEAELMADLKVSRNSVREALKALQALDIVEIRHGYGTYVGHASLTPLVDGLTFRALARHDQDAGALAEILQIREVLEEGLIRRVATMLTEPELDRLEKVVDRMDEAGRAGLPFDELDREFHELLYASLGNALVPQLLGAFWTVFRRVSGALGRPDQPAPDVTVRRHRDIVDALRAHDIEGAQRAMAVHFHGIEARTMS; encoded by the coding sequence ATGCCGCGCATGGCCGGGGAGACCGGGAACAGTCGCATACGGCGCGCGGTGGTCCAGCTGATCCTCGACCGCGGGCTCAGGCCGGGCGCGCCGCTGCCCACCGAGGCGGAGCTGATGGCGGACCTCAAGGTGAGCCGCAACTCCGTGCGCGAGGCGCTCAAGGCGCTCCAGGCGCTGGACATCGTGGAGATCCGGCACGGCTACGGCACCTACGTCGGGCACGCCTCACTGACCCCGCTGGTCGACGGGCTGACCTTCCGCGCGCTCGCCCGGCACGACCAGGACGCCGGGGCGCTCGCCGAGATCCTCCAGATTCGGGAGGTGCTGGAGGAGGGGCTGATCCGGCGGGTGGCGACGATGCTCACCGAGCCGGAGCTGGACCGTCTGGAGAAGGTCGTCGACCGGATGGACGAGGCGGGCCGCGCGGGCCTGCCCTTCGACGAACTCGACCGCGAATTCCACGAGTTGCTCTACGCCTCGCTCGGCAACGCCCTCGTGCCGCAGCTCCTCGGCGCCTTCTGGACCGTCTTCCGCCGGGTCTCCGGCGCCCTCGGCCGCCCCGACCAGCCCGCCCCGGACGTCACGGTCCGCCGCCACCGCGACATCGTGGACGCCCTGCGCGCCCACGACATCGAGGGCGCGCAGCGCGCGATGGCGGTCCATTTCCACGGCATCGAGGCCCGCACCATGAGCTGA